From the genome of Onthophagus taurus isolate NC chromosome 5, IU_Otau_3.0, whole genome shotgun sequence, one region includes:
- the LOC111426595 gene encoding uncharacterized protein, translating to MFQKILTVSIFLTIFGSTLANVKTCYECKSKSDPKCDDPFDSSKFNGIECSTLMYSQSSNDPHSFIRFAENHERADDGVRYACIKYSLKPGTAANIIDEGIGRTCFKLSNNIEDPCEFLQKESEYNGTYALKTCNYCLTDDCNSGVLHKASAILLGIILFVITL from the exons atgtttcaaaaaatcctTACCGTTTCCATCTTTTTAACCATTTTCG GTTCCACTTTGGCAAACGTTAAAACTTGCTACGAATGCAAATCAAAATCAGACCCAAAGTGTGACGATCCCTTTGATTCATCAAAATTCAACGGAATCGAATGTAGTACCTTAATGTATTCCCAAAGTAGTAATGATCCACATTCATTCATTCGATTTGCCGAAAACCACGAAAGAGCCGATGATGGGGTTAGATACGCTTGTATTAAATACAGCTTAAAACCAg gtACCGCGGCTAATATCATCGATGAGGGTATTGGAAGAACTTGTTTTAAACTTTCTAACAACATCGAAGATCCTTGcgaatttttacaaaaagaatCGGAATACAACGGAACTTACGCTTTAAAAACATGCAATTATTGCTTAACGGATGATTGCAATTCGGGGGTGTTGCATAAAGCCTCAGCGATTTTATTgggaattattttatttgtaatcaccttgtaa
- the LOC111426742 gene encoding uncharacterized protein — protein sequence MESKVIFALLGVIINLLTVSCKLNSPCKGIDDTTCINIQDDLAYSYLHPRCFKFSNRVSTQMETFYAGDLIRRAETNPNGACVYFNKMHINGQQEPRIACMELNQAEEFCPNLAANETIEHFKLQACVMCGSKYFIINSGVTIVPQNLILIGLYFLFMI from the exons ATGGAATCAAAAGTAATCTTCGCACTCCTTGGAGTCATCATTAACTTATTAACAGTGAGTTGTAAACTTAATTCGCCGTGCAAAGGAATCGATGACACCACTTGTATTAACATCCAAGACGATTTGGCTTATTCTTATTTACATCCGAGATGTTTTAAGTTCTCGAATCGCGTAAGCACTCAAATGGAGACTTTTTACGCTGGCGATTTAATTAGAAGGGCTGAAACTAATCCGAATGGGGCGTGcgtttatttcaataaaa tgCATATTAATGGGCAACAAGAACCTCGAATCGCTTGCATGGAATTGAACCAAGCCGAAGAATTTTGCCCGAATTTAGCCGCAAATGAAACGATCGAGCACTTTAAGTTGCAAGCTTGCGTTATGTGTGGctcaaaatatttcattattaactCAGGGGTGACAATTGTACCTCAAAATCTTATCTTAATcggattatattttttgtttatgatttaa